GCAGAACGGCAAGACGCGGTCGGTGCGCAACGACATCCGCGCCCGGCTCGTGTCGCTGTCGCGGGCCGAACTGCACGCGGCGGCCAAGGCGGCGATCGCCACCGAAGCTACGATCGCGCCCGAGGCGAACAACCCGCGGGCGGTCGCGGTGCTGCCGATGACGTTCAGCGGCACCGACCAGACGCTGGCGCCGCTCTCGCGCGGCATGTCCGATCTGCTCATCAGCGACCTCGCGCGCGCTCCGGAATTGCAGCTGCTCGAGCGTGACCGGATTCAGGCAATGGTGGATGAGGTGGCGCTGAGCCAGAGCGGGCGCGTCGACGCCGCGACGTCGCTGCGCGCCGGCAAGCTGGTGCGCGCCGCGCGCGTCGTGCAGGGCGCGATCACGCAGACGGGCAACCGCAACCTGACCGTGAACGCCGCGGTGATGCAGGTGGCCACGGCGCAGCAGCAGGGGCGCGACGTCCAAAGCAGCGACGTCCTCGACCAGATCTTCACGATCGAGAAGAACCTCGCGCTCGGCCTCTTCGATCAGCTCGGCGTCCGCCTGTCGGCAGCCGACCGCGCGGCCATCGAGCAGCGCCCGACGCGCTCGTTGCAGGCCTTCCTGGCGTACAGCAATGGCCTCGTGGCGGAGGATGAGGGACGGTACGGCGACGCGGCGCGCTTCTACGACCAGGCCCGCAGCATCGACCCGGGCTTCGGCGCGGCGCTGCAGCGGATGCAGAGCGCCCGGGCGGCGCAGCAGGGCGCGCAGGTGACCACCACGCAGGTGGAGGCGAACCTCAAGAACTCCAGCGAAGGCGCCACCGTCACCGCCGCGGAGCGCGGTGTCGCGGCCACGAACACCGGCATCGGCTCGACGCTGGCCAGCGCCGTGGGCGACATCAACCCGTCGGCGGCGAACAACGTGAACTCGAGCACGAGCACGGGCGGCAGCCAGACCCAGACGCAGACGCCGCCGACGACACGCGACCCGGCATCGGAGAAGACCGGCACGGACGCTCCGGCGACCAAGACCGGCACGTTCACCATCGTGATCCGGAGGCCGTGAGATGAGACCGCTGCGTGACACGCTCATCCTGGCACTCCTCGCCGCGGCGCCGCTGGCCGTCGGCGCGCAGGGCCTCGGCGACGCGGCCGCCGCCGCGATGCCGCAGTACGTGACGTTCAAGATCGGCTCGGGCGCGACGGCCAAGACGGTCTCCCAGACGTCCATCCCCTTCGTCTTCGTGCTGCCGCTCACGTCGCGCTTCAACATGGACGTGACGACGTCCTTCGCGACCTCCGACGTGTCGGTGAACGGCAAGAGCGTCAGCTCGATCAGCGGGCTGACCGACACCCAGCTGCGTGCCAACCTGACGCTGGGCAATGATGCCGTCGTCTTCACCGTGGGCGCCAACCTCCCGACCGGGCAATACCAGATTGCCGAAGGGAAGGCCGACGCCGCCGGGCAGATCGGCAACGACTTCCTCGTCTTCCCGACGTCGTCGTACGGCTCCGGGCTGTCCACCACCGGCGGTATCGCGATTGCGCGTAATCTCGGCTCGTGGAACTTC
This region of Gemmatimonadaceae bacterium genomic DNA includes:
- a CDS encoding tetratricopeptide repeat protein, whose translation is MRYLRLLALSLLGGLALPAQAQQKPDKTLDKLEHARTANPSSVAALRSLGIAYYKRDRFADARTVLDAARKLDPKDGVSALYAGLAAEKLNDFTGAKDAYNSYLQNGKTRSVRNDIRARLVSLSRAELHAAAKAAIATEATIAPEANNPRAVAVLPMTFSGTDQTLAPLSRGMSDLLISDLARAPELQLLERDRIQAMVDEVALSQSGRVDAATSLRAGKLVRAARVVQGAITQTGNRNLTVNAAVMQVATAQQQGRDVQSSDVLDQIFTIEKNLALGLFDQLGVRLSAADRAAIEQRPTRSLQAFLAYSNGLVAEDEGRYGDAARFYDQARSIDPGFGAALQRMQSARAAQQGAQVTTTQVEANLKNSSEGATVTAAERGVAATNTGIGSTLASAVGDINPSAANNVNSSTSTGGSQTQTQTPPTTRDPASEKTGTDAPATKTGTFTIVIRRP